A region of Ammospiza nelsoni isolate bAmmNel1 chromosome 8, bAmmNel1.pri, whole genome shotgun sequence DNA encodes the following proteins:
- the PLEKHS1 gene encoding pleckstrin homology domain-containing family S member 1 isoform X1 produces MASTNKRNSAVRIQNTFCPEGGVCKHGFLIKSPPLQLFSSQNSWKRRLFVLSKSSTGNYILKYLKGQHVKGSIAVDQIISIQVGISNAEIMETVRKMFKCLPEQVMSISTGNRCYYLIGDSRQEIDDWVTLISSVCREDTRSGCCPQNQGLPNPEVRSRTSSLPLFLSSVDMASFPDRQSCQEENGSSEDKNRPYSDPGPHQAQCDSPRGVCPSLQDKILGGSEENLLLSDPEENMQKDEEDYYQTPSSVLAKCTTEVSRPDPTAEPDVPEQEKPEQNSPVKENIYMSMKSIKLLDETCQLTCRRDGLPSPPKCQSNSARPRDLGAEKGTKFPESNTSLQPTLQRRQSSLPLSVVHLSILLSQVTDEMQLQKLDIFVPLADINNYLKLTEAAGRICVSQWAGPLRLGCLFNHGDHVVAVNDLQPQGVEEAFFFISRSTRKEVKLTICRIPHSDTFHAKGCSCS; encoded by the exons ATGGCTTctacaaataaaagaaattctGCAG TGAgaattcaaaatacattttgccCTGAAGGTGGAGTCTGCAAGCACGGATTCCTCATCAAATCACCACCTCTGCAACTTTTCAGCTCACAG AATTCCTGGAAAAGGCGTCTGTTTGTCCTGTCCAAGTCCAGCACAGGGAATTACATCCTGAAGTATCTAAAAGGCCAACACGTGAAAGGCTCCATAGCTGTTGATCA aatcataagTATTCAAGTTGGCATAAGTAATGCTGAAATTATGGAAACGGTGAGGAAGATGTTTAAATGCCTTCCTGAGCAGGTGATGTCCATCAGCACTGGAAACAGATGTTACTACCTCATTGGGGACAGCAG GCAGGAAATAGATGACTGGGTCACTCTGATATCTTCAGTCTGCAGGGAGGACACAAGAAGTGGATGCTGCCCTCAG AACCAAGGTCTTCCAAATCCAGAAGTCAGAAGTCGGACTTCCTCTTTGCCACTATTCTTGAGTTCTGTAGACATGGCCAGCTTTCCAGACAGGCAAAGCTGCCAGGAG GAGAATGGTTCCTCAGAAGACAAGAACAGGCCTTATTCAGATCCTGGCCCCCATCAGGCTCAGTGTGACTCGCCAAGAGGAGTTTGTCCAAGCCTG CAGGATAAAATTCTGGGAGGAAGTGAGGAAAACCTGCTGTTGTCAGATCCAGAGGAAAACATGCAAAAGGACGAAGAAGATTATTACCAAACTCCCAGCAGTGTTTTAGCTAAG TGCACTACTGAAGTATCAAGGCCTGACCCTACAGCTGAGCCTGATGTCCCTGAGCAAGAGAAGCCAGAGCAGAACAGCCCAGTAAAGGAGAACATTTATATGTCAATGAAATCAAT TAAGCTGCTGGACGAGACATGCCAGCTCACGTGCAGGCGTGATGGgctcccatcccctcccaaaTGCCAGAGCAACAGTGCACGTCCAAGAGACCTGGGAGcagaaaaaggcacaaaatTCCCAGAAAGCAACACCAGCCTGCAGCCAACCCTCCAGAGAAGGCAAAGCTCATTACCCCTCTCAGTGGTTCACTTGTCCATACTGCTCAG TCAAGTTACAGATGAGATGCAGCTGCAGAAATTGGATATTTTCGTACCCCTGGCTGATATTAACAATTACCTGAAACTTACTGAAGCAGCAGGACGAATATG TGTCTCACAGTGGGCTGGTCCTCTCAGGCTGGGGTGCTTGTTCAACCACGGAGACCACGTGGTGGCTGTGAATGATCTGCAGCCTCAGGGTGTGGAGGAGGCTTTCTTCTTCATCAGCAGGTCCACCAGAAAGGAG gtgAAACTTACTATATGTAGGATTCCACATTCAGATACCTTTCATGCTAAAGGCTGCTCatgttcctga
- the PLEKHS1 gene encoding pleckstrin homology domain-containing family S member 1 isoform X2: MASTNKRNSAVRIQNTFCPEGGVCKHGFLIKSPPLQLFSSQNSWKRRLFVLSKSSTGNYILKYLKGQHVKGSIAVDQIISIQVGISNAEIMETVRKMFKCLPEQVMSISTGNRCYYLIGDSRQEIDDWVTLISSVCREDTRSGCCPQNQGLPNPEVRSRTSSLPLFLSSVDMASFPDRQSCQEENGSSEDKNRPYSDPGPHQAQCDSPRGVCPSLDKILGGSEENLLLSDPEENMQKDEEDYYQTPSSVLAKCTTEVSRPDPTAEPDVPEQEKPEQNSPVKENIYMSMKSIKLLDETCQLTCRRDGLPSPPKCQSNSARPRDLGAEKGTKFPESNTSLQPTLQRRQSSLPLSVVHLSILLSQVTDEMQLQKLDIFVPLADINNYLKLTEAAGRICVSQWAGPLRLGCLFNHGDHVVAVNDLQPQGVEEAFFFISRSTRKEVKLTICRIPHSDTFHAKGCSCS; this comes from the exons ATGGCTTctacaaataaaagaaattctGCAG TGAgaattcaaaatacattttgccCTGAAGGTGGAGTCTGCAAGCACGGATTCCTCATCAAATCACCACCTCTGCAACTTTTCAGCTCACAG AATTCCTGGAAAAGGCGTCTGTTTGTCCTGTCCAAGTCCAGCACAGGGAATTACATCCTGAAGTATCTAAAAGGCCAACACGTGAAAGGCTCCATAGCTGTTGATCA aatcataagTATTCAAGTTGGCATAAGTAATGCTGAAATTATGGAAACGGTGAGGAAGATGTTTAAATGCCTTCCTGAGCAGGTGATGTCCATCAGCACTGGAAACAGATGTTACTACCTCATTGGGGACAGCAG GCAGGAAATAGATGACTGGGTCACTCTGATATCTTCAGTCTGCAGGGAGGACACAAGAAGTGGATGCTGCCCTCAG AACCAAGGTCTTCCAAATCCAGAAGTCAGAAGTCGGACTTCCTCTTTGCCACTATTCTTGAGTTCTGTAGACATGGCCAGCTTTCCAGACAGGCAAAGCTGCCAGGAG GAGAATGGTTCCTCAGAAGACAAGAACAGGCCTTATTCAGATCCTGGCCCCCATCAGGCTCAGTGTGACTCGCCAAGAGGAGTTTGTCCAAGCCTG GATAAAATTCTGGGAGGAAGTGAGGAAAACCTGCTGTTGTCAGATCCAGAGGAAAACATGCAAAAGGACGAAGAAGATTATTACCAAACTCCCAGCAGTGTTTTAGCTAAG TGCACTACTGAAGTATCAAGGCCTGACCCTACAGCTGAGCCTGATGTCCCTGAGCAAGAGAAGCCAGAGCAGAACAGCCCAGTAAAGGAGAACATTTATATGTCAATGAAATCAAT TAAGCTGCTGGACGAGACATGCCAGCTCACGTGCAGGCGTGATGGgctcccatcccctcccaaaTGCCAGAGCAACAGTGCACGTCCAAGAGACCTGGGAGcagaaaaaggcacaaaatTCCCAGAAAGCAACACCAGCCTGCAGCCAACCCTCCAGAGAAGGCAAAGCTCATTACCCCTCTCAGTGGTTCACTTGTCCATACTGCTCAG TCAAGTTACAGATGAGATGCAGCTGCAGAAATTGGATATTTTCGTACCCCTGGCTGATATTAACAATTACCTGAAACTTACTGAAGCAGCAGGACGAATATG TGTCTCACAGTGGGCTGGTCCTCTCAGGCTGGGGTGCTTGTTCAACCACGGAGACCACGTGGTGGCTGTGAATGATCTGCAGCCTCAGGGTGTGGAGGAGGCTTTCTTCTTCATCAGCAGGTCCACCAGAAAGGAG gtgAAACTTACTATATGTAGGATTCCACATTCAGATACCTTTCATGCTAAAGGCTGCTCatgttcctga